The genomic interval TCATCGTCCAGTTTGGCGGGCAGACGCCGCTGAAGCGCGCGCGCGAACTGGAGGCCAACGGCGTGCCCATCATCGGCACCACGCCGGACATGATCGACGCCGCCGAAGACCGCGAACGCTTCCAGAAGTTGTTGCAGGGCCTGGGCCTCAAGCAGCCGCCCAACCGCACGGCGCGCACGCCGGAGGAGGCGTTGGCGCTGGCCGCCGAAATCGGCTACCCGCTGGTGGTGCGCCCGAGCTACGTGCTGGGCGGCCGCGCCATGGAAATCGTTCATGAGCAGAAGGATCTCGAGCGCTACATGCGCGAAGCGGTCAAGGTGTCGTTCGATTCGCCGGTGCTGCTCGATCGCTTCCTCAACGATGCCATCGAGGTCGATGTCGACGCGCTGTCCGATGGGCGGCAGGTGATCATCGGCGGCATCATGGAACACGTCGAGGAGGCCGGCGTGCATTCCGGCGATTCGGCCTGCTCGTTGCCGCCCCATTCGTTGTCGCCGGCCATCCAGGATGAGCTGCGCCGGCAAACGGCGATGATGGCCAAGGGGCTGAACGTCGTCGGTCTGATGAATGTGCAGTTTGCCATCCAGAAGAACAAGGATGGCCAGGGGCGGGGCGAGGATGTGGTCTATGTGCTGGAAGTGAATCCACGCGCTTCGCGTACCGTGCCCTTCGTTTCCAAGGCGACGGGACTGCCGCTGGCCAAGATCGCCGCCCGCTGCATGGCCGGTCGCACGCTGGCCGAGCAGGGCGTGGCCGGCGAGGTGATCCCGCCGTATTACTCGGTCAAGGAGGCGGTCTTCCCCTTTGCCAAGTTCCCCGGCGTCGATACCATACTCGGGCCGGAAATGAAGTCCACCGGCGAAGTCATGGGTGTCGGGCGCAGTTTTGCCGAAGCGTTCGTCAAGAGCCAGCTCGCTGCCGGCGCCAAGCTGCCGTCCGGCGGCCGCGCTTTCGTCAGCGTCAAACCGGCCGACCGGCAGAAGGCCGTCGAGATCGCGCGCGAATTGCACGAACTTGGCTTCACCCTGGTGGCCACGCGCGGTACCGGCTCGGCGATCAGCGCGGCGGGTATTCCGGTCAGCATCGTCAACAAGGTGGCCGAAGGCCGTCCGCACATCGTCGATATGATCAAGAACAACGAGATCAGCATGATCGTGAACAGTGTCGAGGAAAAGCGTTCGGCCATCGCCGATTCGTGTTCGATCCGCACCAGCGCCCTGGCCGCGCGCGTCAACGTGTTCACGACGGTCGCGGGAGCGCGTGCCGCCTGTGCCGGCATGCGTCACCTGGCCGATCTGGAAACCTATGCGGTTCAGGAACTGCATGCCGAACTGACGCGAGCCTGAAGCCATGAGCAAGTTTCCCATCACCATCACCGGCGCGGAATTGCTGCGTGCCGAGCTGCAGCGCCTGAAGACCGTTGACCGGCCGAATGTTATTGCCGCGATTGCCGAGGCGCGTTCGCACGGCGATCTGTCGGAAAATGCCGAATATGATGCCGCCAAGGAGCGTCAGGGCTTCATCGAAGGACGCATCAAGGAGATCGAAGGCAAGCTCGGCAATGCGCAGATCATCGATCCGAAGCTGCTGGATGCCGATGGCCGGGTGGTCTTCGGCGCCACGGTGGAAATGGAAGACCTCGAAGGCGAGGGCGGAAAAATCGTCACTTACCAGATCGTCGGCGACGACGAGGCCGACATCAAGCAGGGCAAGGTTTCCGTCAGCTCGCCGGTGGCACGCGCCCTGATCGGCAAGTATGCCGGCGATATCGCCGAAGTGCATACGCCGGGCGGCGTGCGGGAATACGAAGTCATCGACGTCAAGTACATCTGATTCCGGCCGAGTCCGGTTCGACCGGATACGCTGTCCCCCAAGGGGACCTGGGATTTCCGATGGGCGTCGTCAGCGCTTCGCCGTGCAATGGCACTCTCGGCTGTTCTTTGCGTCTCGGCTCGAGTGCGGGTGGAATCGGCAGCTCGGGCGGGCGTAGCAGCGTGGGTTGAGCGTTGCTCAACCCGTCAAAATAACGCTTGGTTCAACGCACCCGCGTCGGTCTTCTCGGCTTGCCTCTTTCGAGTGGACGGGCGCGCGCGGCTTTGTCGGTTTTGGCGGCTGCGGCCTTCTTGGTCAGGCGCGGCGGATTGCGGCGCGGGCGTGCCGGCGCGACGGGTTGGTACTGGGCTTCGGGCTTTTCGCGCCAGATCACCAGCAGTTTGCCGATGTGCTGTACGGGTGCCGCGCCCAGCGCGTTGCATATCTCCGCCAGCAAGCCGTCGCGCGCCTCGCGCTCGACTTCGAAGACGCGGATCTTGATCAGGCCGTGGGCCTTCAGGCAGCGCTCGATTTCGGCGAGGACGGCGGTAGTCAGCCCTTTCTGGCTGATGCTGACGACGGGATTGAGGCTGTGGGCGGCGGCGCGCAACTCGCTGCGCCGCGCCGCGGTGAGTTCAACGGCAGTGGACGTCCGGGCGGCGGTATCGAGCGCGGTTTCGGCTTCGATGAGCCGGGTATCATTGTTGTCGGTATTCATTTGCGCATTTTAATCCACTCCCCGGATTTTCCCGTGAAAAAGCACAAGAGCAACAAGGCCTGGATGCACGAGCACGTCACCGATCCTTTCGTGCAGCGGGCGAAGGCGGAGGGTTGGCGCTCGCGCGCGGTTTTCAAGCTGATGGAGATCGACGAAAAGGACCAGTTGCTCAAGCCGGGCAGGGTGGTCGTCGATCTGGGCGCGGCGCCGGGCAGTTGGTCGCAATATGCGGCGAAGCGCATCCAGCCTGGGGGGCTGCTGTTTGCCCTGGACCTTTTGCCGATGGAGCCGCTGGCAGGCGTCGATTTCATTCAGGGCGATTTTCGCGAGGATGAGGTGTTGCGCCGTTTCGAGGCCGGGCTCGGCGGCCGGCCGGTGGACCTTGTTTTATCGGACATGGCCCCCAACATGTCAGGCGTGCAGTTGGTCGATCAGGCACGGGTCATGGATCTGGCCGAGCTGACGCTGGAATTTGCCCGCGAGCATCTGAAACCGGGGGGCGATATGCTGGTCAAAGTCTTCCAGGGCAGCGGCTACATGGCGTTGCGTGAGGCCATGCGCAAGGTGTTCGAAGTGGTTCAGGTGCGCAAGCCGGCGGCTTCGCGCGATCGCAGTGCGGAGAACTTTCTGCTCGGCCGCCGCAAGCGCGCCGTGCCGCTACCTTGAGGATTCGTCTGGAAGTTTGCGCGGGTTGGTGATCGGTTCTACAATCGACCCTTGGTTTTCACATGTTTCGGTCGTCGTGCCGGAAGGAGTAGTGGCTTGAACAACATGCTTAAAAGCCTGGCCGTCTGGCTGGTGGTCGGCATCGTTTTGATGACGGTGTTCAATCAG from Sterolibacterium denitrificans carries:
- the greA gene encoding transcription elongation factor GreA; this translates as MSKFPITITGAELLRAELQRLKTVDRPNVIAAIAEARSHGDLSENAEYDAAKERQGFIEGRIKEIEGKLGNAQIIDPKLLDADGRVVFGATVEMEDLEGEGGKIVTYQIVGDDEADIKQGKVSVSSPVARALIGKYAGDIAEVHTPGGVREYEVIDVKYI
- a CDS encoding RlmE family RNA methyltransferase, with the translated sequence MKKHKSNKAWMHEHVTDPFVQRAKAEGWRSRAVFKLMEIDEKDQLLKPGRVVVDLGAAPGSWSQYAAKRIQPGGLLFALDLLPMEPLAGVDFIQGDFREDEVLRRFEAGLGGRPVDLVLSDMAPNMSGVQLVDQARVMDLAELTLEFAREHLKPGGDMLVKVFQGSGYMALREAMRKVFEVVQVRKPAASRDRSAENFLLGRRKRAVPLP
- a CDS encoding YhbY family RNA-binding protein, encoding MNTDNNDTRLIEAETALDTAARTSTAVELTAARRSELRAAAHSLNPVVSISQKGLTTAVLAEIERCLKAHGLIKIRVFEVEREARDGLLAEICNALGAAPVQHIGKLLVIWREKPEAQYQPVAPARPRRNPPRLTKKAAAAKTDKAARARPLERGKPRRPTRVR